A genomic segment from Apium graveolens cultivar Ventura unplaced genomic scaffold, ASM990537v1 ctg4685, whole genome shotgun sequence encodes:
- the LOC141702131 gene encoding uncharacterized protein LOC141702131, translated as MPFPSEVYFSNVVNRPLQEETSYDKEELKILHEKNHGMLNPKQKNVYDSIIQNVYNKVGGVFFVYGSGGCGKTFLWQTLYCRLRSEGKIVLPIASCGIAAVLLLGGRTAHSRFHIPLKLDQDSTAGIRHGT; from the coding sequence ATGCCATTTCCAAGTGAAGTTTATTTTAGCAATGTTGTTAACAGACCACTCCAAGAAGAAACTTCATATGATAAAGAAGAACTGAAAATTTTGCATGAAAAGAATCATGGAATGCTCAACCCTAAACAGAAGAACGTTTACGATTCTATCATACAAAATGTTTATAATAAGGTAGGTGGTGTTTTCTTTGTATATGGAAGTGGAGGATGCGGCAAGACATTTCTATGGCAGACATTATATTGTCGCCTTCGTTCAGAAGGAAAGATTGTGCTTCCTATTGCCTCATGTGGAATAGCAGCTGTATTGTTGCTTGGTGGTAGAACTGCACATTCAAGATTCCATATTCCTTTGAAACTTGATCAGGATAGTACAGCTGGAATCAGACATGGAACCTGA